CCGCTGAGTCACCGCCGCCCGTCGTCCGCCGTACCGAACGGCACCGCGTACCCGACGAAGTACCAGCCCAGCGCCGCCACCGCGGCCGCCTCGCCCACGGACAGGATGACGAGCCCCGGCGAGGTGCCGTCCCCGGCCCAGTACACGACGAGCGCGCTCAGCGGTACGACGCAGAAGGCGAGCAGATCGACCACGAGCTGCACGACCTTCCGGGACACCCTCCTGGTGTCCCCGCGGTGGAAGTCCTCCCACCCGAAGGCGCCTTCCGCGCCCGCGAGTCGAGCGAGCCGAGGCCCCAGCTCGCCCCGCACATACCTCCCGATCTCCGAGATCTTCTCGTCGTTCACCAGATACGTCCACCCGAGCACGACACACACCGGCGGCAACGCGAGCAGCATCGACGGCTGCTTGGCCTGCGCCGCCGCGGCGATGACGGCGGCGACGACCGCGAGGGTGACGTACAGCAGGTTGTCCCGGAACCCGATCCGCGCCTTCTGCTCGTCCTTCACGCTCTGGTACTCGGTGAGCAGCAGCTGCCCTGCGGTCACGTCCCGCTCCGCCCCGTCCATCGCCATCCCCTTCCCCGGCTCCCCAACACCCCGCCCTACCGGGCCACTTGGCAGTACCTTAAACGCGTGTCCGAGACATCACCCACCGTCGTCGTCCTGACCGCGCTCCCCGTCGAGTACGACGCCGTGCGCGCCCACCTCGACGAGACCGAGGAACTCGTCCACCACGACGGAACCCGCGTCGAACGCGGCCGGCTCGCGGGCACGCCCTGGGCCTTGGCGATCGCCGAGCTGGGCGAGGGAGCGGTGACGGCCGCCGCGCTCACCATGCAGCTGGTCTCCTGGCTCCGCCCCGAGGCGCTGCTGTTCGTCGGAGTCGCGGGCGGGCTGAAGGACGACATCGAACTCGGGGACGTCGTGGTGGGCACCAAGGTGTACGCCGTCCAGGGCGGCAAGGTGACACCGGACGGTTTCCAGGCCCGCCCCGAGGTCTGGCACGGCTCGCACCGGCTGGTGCAGGCGGCGCGTTCGGCGTTGCGGGACCTGGCGGTGGAGGGGGTGCGGGGGCACCGAAAGCCGATCGCCTGCGGGGATGTGGTCCTGGCCGATCATGAATCGGCGTTCGCCGAGTTCATCCGGCGGAACTACAACGACGCGTACGCGATCGAGATGGAAGGGTCGGGGGCGGCGCACGCGGCGCACCTGAGCGGGCAGCTGGACGCGCTGGTGATCCGGGGGATCAGCGACCGGGCCAATGCGAAGAAGGGCGACGACGACGCGTCCGGGTCACAGGAGCGGGCTGCCGCGCGGGCGGCTTCGGTGGCGGTGGGGGTGTTGCGGAAGCATCGGCCGCGGGGTGGCTCCGCCGGTTCCGCCGACTCCGAGGAGGGTCCCCATCGGGGCGGGGACGGGGGTGGCGCGTACCGGGGCGACCACATCGACTTCCGGGGCGGCACCTTCTACGGCCCTGTCATCGGCAAGCAGAGCGGAGGGCAACGGTAGGGGGACCGTCCACGGGCCGGTTCCGCGAGCCAGTGCGACGCTGCCGCCTCGGCCGATCGGGTTCACGGGGCGGTCGTCGGAACTGGACCGGCTGCTCGCCCAGCTGTCGCCCGATTCGGATGACTCGGCCGCCCCTCCTGTCCTCATCTTCACCGTCACTGGTCTGGGCGGCATCGGCAAGACGGCGTTGGCGGTGGAGGCGGCGCATCGGGCCTGCGCACGGGGGTGGTTCCCCGGCGGGACGCTGTTCGTGGATCTGCGGGGGTACGACGACAATCCGGTGACGGCGGATCAGGCGGTGCTGGCGCTGCTCGATGCGATGGGTGTGGAGGGCGCGAATCTGCCGCAGTCGGCTGCGCGTCAGTACGACGTATACCGCACGCTCCTCTCCGAGCGGGAGAACCGGACGTTGCTGATCCTGGACAACGCCTCGGATGCGTCCCAGTTCCTGCCTCTTCTGCCGGGTACGGGCCACCACCGGGTACTGATCACGTCCCGGGATCGCCCGGACGCCCTCCCCGTACGTCTCATCGACCTGGAGGCACTCGCTCCGGACGACTCGGTCGCCCTCGTGGCCCGTGCCCTTCAGGGCGCCGACGAACGCGACGACCGCGCGACGCGGGAACCGCAGGCGTTGTGCGAACTGACCGCGCTGTGCGGCCACTTGCCGCTCGCTCTCCATATCGCCGCCGCGATGCTCCGCCGGCGCCGGCACCGTGGCATCGCCTCCCTGGTGGCCGAGATCAAGGAGGCGGAGGACCCCACCGCTGTCCTGGACAACGGCAGCCCGGGCACGGACCTGTACGGCCGCTCGCTCGCTCTGCGTCCTGTGCTGGAGACCTCATATCGCCGTCTGTCTCCCGAGCGGGCCCGGCTGCTGCGTCTGCTGGCCCTGGCCCCCGGCTCCGACGCGAGCACGGAGACCGTCGTGTCTCTGACCGCCCTGGACATGGATGTCGCCATGCGGCTGCTGGAGGACTTGGCCTCCGCCGGTCTCGTGACGCCGGTGTCGGCGGGTGGGCATGTGCGGTGGCGGTTGCATGACCTGGTGCGGGCGTTCGCGGTCGCGATGGTGGCAAGGGAGGCGCACTTGCGGAAGGAGGGGGAGGCGGCGCGGGAGCGGCTGCTGCACTTCTACTTGCTCTGGGCCTATGAGGCACATGCTCGGTTGAAGTGGCTGCCGGGGATGCCGGAGCCGCGGTTCACGGACCGGAGGGGGGCGCTGGCGTGGCTGGACCGGGAGCGCGCGGCGCTGATCGCCGCCGTGCAGTGGGCGGGTGAGGAGCGGTACGGGCAGAAGGCGGTGGAACTGGCAGTGTGCCTGTCGGAGTACCTGCGCTGGCGACGCTACTTCGACGACGGGCTCACCGTCGCACGTGCCGCCAGGGAGGCCGCCCACCGCGCCGCGGACCGACTCAGCGAGGCCAGAGCGGAAATCAGCCTCGGCAACGCCCTGCAACAGGCGGGCAGGGCGGAGGAAGCGATCGACGCCCACACCCGCGCCCGCGACCTCTACCAAACCGCCGGGGACCGCCACGGCGAGGCCCGCGCGTGGCACAGCCTCGGCAACGCCCTGGCGGCGACGGGCCGGGCGGAGGAAGCGATCGACGTCCACACCCGCGCCCGCGAGCTCTACCAAACCGCCGGGGACCGCCAGGAGGAGGCCCACGCGTGGAACAACCTCGGCAACGCCCTGCGGTGGGCGGGCCGGGCGGAGGAAGCGATCGACGCCCACACCCGCGCCCGCGACCTCTACCAGACCGTCGGGGACCGCCACCTTGAGGGCACGGCATGGCACAACCTCGGCCTCGCCCTGTGGGAGACAGGCCAGGTGAAGGAGGCCATCGAGGCGTACGGCAAGGACCTTGACATCTGCCACGAGTTCGAAGACTGGTACGGGGCAGGCCAGACCTTCGAGAAGTTGGGCCTTGCCCACGCGAGCATCGACCGCCCCGCTGAATTCCGCGCCTGCCTGCTCCAGGCCGCCGCCGCCTACACCCGAGCCAACGCCCCCGCCGAAGCCGCCAACGCCCAATCCGCCGCAGACGCATTGACCTGACTAGACCACTCAACCTACGTTCACCAGGCAGCCATCCCCGCGCCACAACGAAGTGAGCCCGCAGGAGGTCATGCCCGTGCGCCCCACCGCCGTTCTCCCCACACTCCTCGCCCTCTCCCTCGCCGCCGCGACCACCCTCACCGCCTGCGGTACCGGCTCCGGCAGCGACCCGGACACCGTCAAGGTCTCCTTCAAACAGTCCACGGACAACTCCATCAAGGTGATGGACACCTACCTCGCGGACATCAAGAAGCAGTTCGAGAAGGCGAACCCCGGCAAGAAGGTCGAGTTCGTCCCGATCAAGGCCCCGGACTCGGAGTACTACACCAAGCTCCAGCAGATGCTCCGCTCCCCCAAGACCGCCCCCGACCTGGTCTACGAGGACACCTTCCTCATCAACTCGGACATCACCAGCGGGTACTTGAAGCCTCTCGACCCGTACCTCGCCAAGTGGCAGGACTGGGACCAGTTCATCGACACGGCAAAGGAGGCCGCCAAGGGCGAGGACGGCAAGACGTACGGCATCCCGGACGGCACGGACACCCGGGGCCTGTGGTTCAGCAAGGACATCTTCAAGAAGGCCGGCCTGCCCGCCGACTGGCAGCCGAGGACCTGGAACGACGTCCTCGACGCCGCCCGCACCATCAAGCGCGAAGCCCCCGACGTCATCCCCCTGAACATCTACACGGGCAAACCCGTCGGCGAGGCCGCCACCATGCAGACCTTCGAAATGCTGCTCTACGGAACGAACGACGGAACGTCGGACCCTCTGTACGACAGGTCCGCCAAGAAGTGGATCGCCGGCAGCCAGGGTTTCAAGGACGCCCTCAGCTTCGTGGAGACCGTCTACAAGGAGAAACTCGGCCCGGACGTCTCCGACGCCCTCGACCCCAACGTCATGACCCGCGTCCGCGGCGAGTGGCTCCCGCAGGGCGAACTCGCCATCGCCCTCGACGGCTCCTGGCTCCCGCAGGACTGGCTCCCCGGCAGCGGCCACGAATGGCCCGAGTGGTCCGACGAACTCGGCCTCGCCGCCATGCCCACCCAGAACGGCCAGGCCCCCGGCAAGGTGAGCATGTCCGGCGGCTGGACCTGGTCCAT
Above is a window of Streptomyces sp. DT2A-34 DNA encoding:
- a CDS encoding tetratricopeptide repeat protein, with translation MSPDSDDSAAPPVLIFTVTGLGGIGKTALAVEAAHRACARGWFPGGTLFVDLRGYDDNPVTADQAVLALLDAMGVEGANLPQSAARQYDVYRTLLSERENRTLLILDNASDASQFLPLLPGTGHHRVLITSRDRPDALPVRLIDLEALAPDDSVALVARALQGADERDDRATREPQALCELTALCGHLPLALHIAAAMLRRRRHRGIASLVAEIKEAEDPTAVLDNGSPGTDLYGRSLALRPVLETSYRRLSPERARLLRLLALAPGSDASTETVVSLTALDMDVAMRLLEDLASAGLVTPVSAGGHVRWRLHDLVRAFAVAMVAREAHLRKEGEAARERLLHFYLLWAYEAHARLKWLPGMPEPRFTDRRGALAWLDRERAALIAAVQWAGEERYGQKAVELAVCLSEYLRWRRYFDDGLTVARAAREAAHRAADRLSEARAEISLGNALQQAGRAEEAIDAHTRARDLYQTAGDRHGEARAWHSLGNALAATGRAEEAIDVHTRARELYQTAGDRQEEAHAWNNLGNALRWAGRAEEAIDAHTRARDLYQTVGDRHLEGTAWHNLGLALWETGQVKEAIEAYGKDLDICHEFEDWYGAGQTFEKLGLAHASIDRPAEFRACLLQAAAAYTRANAPAEAANAQSAADALT
- a CDS encoding extracellular solute-binding protein, whose translation is MPVRPTAVLPTLLALSLAAATTLTACGTGSGSDPDTVKVSFKQSTDNSIKVMDTYLADIKKQFEKANPGKKVEFVPIKAPDSEYYTKLQQMLRSPKTAPDLVYEDTFLINSDITSGYLKPLDPYLAKWQDWDQFIDTAKEAAKGEDGKTYGIPDGTDTRGLWFSKDIFKKAGLPADWQPRTWNDVLDAARTIKREAPDVIPLNIYTGKPVGEAATMQTFEMLLYGTNDGTSDPLYDRSAKKWIAGSQGFKDALSFVETVYKEKLGPDVSDALDPNVMTRVRGEWLPQGELAIALDGSWLPQDWLPGSGHEWPEWSDELGLAAMPTQNGQAPGKVSMSGGWTWSIPAKAANPDLAFEFVKTMQTKANAQKWYVANSGIAVREDVAADPAYVDAQPGIKFFTDLVANTHYRPAYPAYPKVSTAVQEAMEGVTTGDMSVEDAAKGYDEELKAAADGQVIEK
- a CDS encoding 5'-methylthioadenosine/S-adenosylhomocysteine nucleosidase, which codes for MSETSPTVVVLTALPVEYDAVRAHLDETEELVHHDGTRVERGRLAGTPWALAIAELGEGAVTAAALTMQLVSWLRPEALLFVGVAGGLKDDIELGDVVVGTKVYAVQGGKVTPDGFQARPEVWHGSHRLVQAARSALRDLAVEGVRGHRKPIACGDVVLADHESAFAEFIRRNYNDAYAIEMEGSGAAHAAHLSGQLDALVIRGISDRANAKKGDDDASGSQERAAARAASVAVGVLRKHRPRGGSAGSADSEEGPHRGGDGGGAYRGDHIDFRGGTFYGPVIGKQSGGQR